One region of Baekduia soli genomic DNA includes:
- a CDS encoding aminoacyl-tRNA deacylase: MAALQTPATRAARDAGIAFTVHEYRHDPRAASYAGEAAEALGLDPARVFKTLVVAVGDALEVCIVGAADQLDLRAVGKRAVMADVGRAERVTGYVAGGISPLGQRRRLPTHVDDTALRHDTVFVSAGRRGLEIELSPADLVELTGADVRTLRRT, from the coding sequence ATGGCCGCCCTCCAGACCCCGGCGACGCGTGCGGCCCGGGACGCGGGGATCGCGTTCACCGTGCACGAGTACCGCCACGACCCGCGTGCGGCCTCCTACGCCGGGGAGGCCGCCGAGGCGCTCGGGCTCGACCCCGCCCGCGTGTTCAAGACGCTGGTCGTGGCCGTCGGCGACGCGCTGGAGGTGTGCATCGTCGGCGCGGCCGACCAGCTCGACCTCCGCGCGGTCGGCAAGCGCGCGGTGATGGCCGACGTCGGCCGCGCCGAGCGCGTCACGGGCTACGTCGCGGGCGGCATCAGCCCGCTCGGCCAGCGCCGCCGCCTGCCCACGCACGTCGACGACACCGCGCTGCGCCACGACACCGTGTTCGTCAGCGCGGGCCGGCGCGGCCTGGAGATCGAGCTGTCGCCCGCCGACCTCGTCGAGCTCACGGGCGCCGACGTGCGCACCCTGCGCCGCACCTGA